In Phyllostomus discolor isolate MPI-MPIP mPhyDis1 chromosome 2, mPhyDis1.pri.v3, whole genome shotgun sequence, the following are encoded in one genomic region:
- the LOC114490770 gene encoding LOW QUALITY PROTEIN: P2Y purinoceptor 3-like (The sequence of the model RefSeq protein was modified relative to this genomic sequence to represent the inferred CDS: inserted 4 bases in 2 codons; deleted 2 bases in 1 codon), with the protein MPDHQIQAEATTRGGHATLQSVLFPPRGSRSRSXAVLPEGASQEMKKLDTNASEEQGFCHLSEDYKQIYLPLTYSIIFVLGLPLNGTVLWLSWHQSKRWNCATIYLVNLMVADLLYVLTLPFLIVTYALDDRWPFGDVLCRLVRFLFYTNLYGSILLLTCISVHRFLGVCHPLTSLPYRTRRHALLGTAATWALVVLQVMPTLVFSHTDYINGQVVCYDMTDPENFGEFFVYGMVQTFSGFLSLLGHPGVLLADGEEPDQTRGDPREDGQCGPGQVHPDHPAGVRPLHPLLRALPRHTLLLPPPALPAVPALPTPDGGRCGLQDMEAAGEHEQLPQPSAVFPVSXGNNRVRLFQKLMHNKMGEHPPGAKGERPKGGQIWVLPR; encoded by the exons ATGCCAGATCACCAGATCCAGGCAGAGGCTACCACGCGAGGAGGTCATGCTACTCTGCAGTCTGTTTTGTTTCCTCCCAGGGGAAGCAGAAGCAGGAG AGCGGTGCTCCCAGAGGGAGCTTCCCAGGAGATGAAGAAGCTGGACACTAACGCCTCAGAGGAACAAGGCTTCTGCCATCTCTCGGAGGACTACAAGCAGATCTACCTTCCCCTGACCTACAGCATCATCTTTGTGCTAGGGCTGCCCCTGAATGGCACAGTCTTGTGGCTCTCCTGGCACCAAAGCAAGCGCTGGAACTGTGCCACCATCTATCTGGTGAACCTGATGGTGGCTGATCTGCTTTATGTGCTGACGCTGCCCTTCCTCATCGTCACCTATGCCCTGGATGACAGGTGGCCCTTTGGGGACGTGCTCTGCAGGCTGGTGCGCTTCCTGTTCTACACCAACCTCTACGGCAGCATCCTGCTGCTGACCTGCATCTCCGTCCACCGCTTCCTGGGCGTGTGCCACCCCCTGACCTCACTGCCCTACCGGACCCGCCGGCACGCCCTGCTGGGCACAGCTGCCACCTGGGCCCTGGTGGTCTTGCAGGTGATGCCCACACTGGTCTTCTCCCACACAGACTACATCAATGGCCAGGTGGTCTGCTACGATATGACTGATCCGGAGAATTTTGGTGAGTTTTTTGTCTACGGTATGGTTCAGACGTTTTCTGGCTTT CTTTCCCTCCTTGGTCATCCTGGTGTGCTACTCGCTGATGGTGAGGAGCCTGACCAGACCAGAGGAGACCCTCGAGAGGACGGGCAGTGCGGCCCGGGCCAAGTCCATCCGGACCATCCTGCTGGTGTGCGGCCTCTTCACCCTCTGCTTCGTGCCCTTCCACGTCACACGCTCCTTCTACCTCCTCCTGCACTTCCTGCTGTCCCAGCACTGCCCACTCCTGACGGCGGCCGGTGTGGCCTACAAGATATGGAGGCCGCTGGTGAGCATGAACAGCTGCCTCAACCCAGTGCTGTATTTCCTGTCAG TGGGAACAACAGGGTCAGGCTCTTCCAGAAACTGATGCATAACAAGATGGGTGAGCACCCACCTGGGGCCAAGGGAGAGAGACCCAAGGGTGGGCAGATCTGGGTACTGCCAAGATAA